The following proteins are co-located in the Poecile atricapillus isolate bPoeAtr1 chromosome 2, bPoeAtr1.hap1, whole genome shotgun sequence genome:
- the EEF1D gene encoding elongation factor 1-delta isoform X4, with protein sequence MRTRKNPCSMDKVWLEKHRNDEAEREAPEREAPEPEAVNGICHEDSIEGEFKGDPKKPRNGKKQRKRKRSPKPKAQDSKLEAILAGMSAEHVWFDKPLYDRAENAYRKRLAGSQSWESTETGKMAQESPAGARSNSSQDIPKARMLPACSHGSLAACHHVVQGVWVNKFDFDKAERAFMEKSQFFLPPNVLSIPSVWANSRLGTPDEGYGTALPTPATPGLAPGIPNSPVASIPSLPSSDQQTVNGKPQISNWEVLASEVWLEKPLYDDAEKNFYEKMLDGHPSDKNQRRQRGCPEASKSHNLGKQTGMATTNPLPDIPKENPTCFFLHKDSESVWLNKVTYDRAESRYFALEAARAAEKTGVQESAAGNPSHPAAPSTPAPEMKKMAVDYFLHDKIWFEKYKYDDAERRFYEQMNGPMGGPSRQQQKTPARSKEAPCARPKKQSGRSASASTTSSGAAGDQNELLSRISHLEVENQNLRSVVADLQMAIFKLESRLNALEKSSTSHQPSPVPPTQKVEPFSVPSKKVELPAKKATPAAAEDDEDDDIDLFGSDDEEEDQEAAKVREERLRQYAEKKAKKPGLIAKSSILLDVKPWDDETDMAKMEECVRSIHMDGLVWGASKLVPVGYGIKKLQIQCVVEDEKVGTDILEEEITKFEDYVQSVDIAAFNKI encoded by the exons ATGAGGACACGGAAAAACCCCTGCTCCATGGACAAAGTTTGGCTGGAAAAGCACCGGAACGACGAAGCCGAGCGGGAAGCGCCGGAGCGGGAAGCGCCGGAGCCCGAGGCCGTCAACGGGATCTGCCATGAGGATTCCATTGAGGGGGAATTCAAGGGAGACCCGAAAAAACCCCGGAATGGCAAAAAACAGCGGAAACGGAAGCGCTCTCCGAAACCCAAAGCTCAGGATTCCAAGCTGGAGGCGATCCTGGCGGGAATGTCGGCAGAGCATGTGTGGTTTGACAAGCCCTTGTATGACCGCGCCGAGAACGCCTACAGGAAAAGATTAGCGGGTTCCCAGAGTTGGGAATCAACTGAGACTGGAAAAATGGCTCAGGAATCTCCTGCTGGGGCCAGGTCAAACTCCAGCCAAGATATTCCCAAGGCAAGGATGCTCCCGGCATGTTCCCACGGGAGCCTGGCCGCCTGTCACCACGTTGTCCAAGGGGTTTGGGTCAACAAGTTTGACTTCGATAAGGCCGAGAGGGCGTTCatggaaaaatcccagtttttccttcctcccaaCGTCCTCTCCATCCCATCGGTGTGGGCGAATTCCAGGCTGGGAACGCCGGATGAGGGCTACGGCACGGCCTTGCCCACTCCCGCCACGCCAGGCTTGGCTCCCGGCATTCCCAACTCTCCCGTGGCCTCCATTCCCAGTTTGCCCAGCTCTGACCAGCAGACGGTCAATGGGAAGCCGCAGATTTCCAACTGGGAAGTTCTGGCATCCGAGGTGTGGCTGGAAAAGCCTCTCTACGATGATGCTGAGAAGAATTTTTATGAGAAGATGTTGGACGGGCACCCCTCGGATAAAAACCAGCGGCGGCAACGCGGCTGCCCGGAAGCATCCAAGAGCCACAACCTTGGGAAGCAAACTGGGATGGCCACCACCAACCCTCTTCCTGATATTCCCAAGGAAAACCCCACCTGCTTTTTCCTGCACAAGGACAGCGAATCCGTGTGGCTGAATAAGGTGACCTACGACAGGGCCGAATCCCGATATTTTGCCCTGGAAGCGGCCAGAGCAGCGGAGAAAACAGGGGTCCAGGAATCTGCAGCAGGAAATCCCTCCCATCCAGCTGCTCCGAGCACTCCTGCTCCAGAAATGAA gaaaatggCTGTGGATTACTTCCTGCACGACAAGATCTGGTTTGAGAAGTACAAATACGACGACGCCGAGCGAAGGTTCTACGAGCAGATGAATGGCCCCATGGGTGGCCCCTCCCGCCAGCAG CAGAAGACGCCTGCTCGGAGCAAGGAAGCTCCTTGTGCCCGTCCCAAGAAACAGTCGGGACGCTCCGCT AGTGCAAGCACAACCTCCTCGGGAGCTGCTGGTGACCAAAATGAGCTCCTGTCCCGAATTTCCCACCTGGAAGTGGAAAATCAGAACCTCCGCAGTG TTGTTGCAGACCTCCAGATGGCCATTTTCAAGCTGGAAAGCCGCCTGAATGCTCTGGAGAAATCCTCAACTTCCCACCAGCCCTCACCTGTTCCTCCAACCCAG AAAGTGGAACCATTCAGCGTTCCCTCAAAAAAAGTGGAGCTCCCGGCCAAGAAAGCCACGCCGGCTGCtgctgaggatgatgaggacGATGACATCGACCTTTTTGGGAGTGATGATGAGGAGGAAGACCAGGAAGCTGCCAAAGTCCGTGAAGAGCGGCTCCGGCAGTACGCGGAGAAGAAGGCCAAGAAGCCGGGACTCATCGCCAAGTCTTCCATCCTGCTGGATGTGAAGCCG tgGGATGACGAGACCGACATGGCCAAGATGGAGGAGTGCGTCCGGTCCATCCACATGGACGGGTTGGTGTGGGGAGCCTCCAAACTGGTCCCAGTCGGATACGGCATCAAGAAACTCCAAATCCAGTGTGTGGTGGAGGACGAGAAAGTCGGGACAGATATCCTGGAGGAGGAGATCACCAAGTTTGAGGACTAT GTGCAGAGTGTGGACATTGCTGCTTTTAACaagatttag
- the EEF1D gene encoding elongation factor 1-delta isoform X5 yields the protein MRTRKNPCSMDKVWLEKHRNDEAEREAPEREAPEPEAVNGICHEDSIEGEFKGDPKKPRNGKKQRKRKRSPKPKAQDSKLEAILAGMSAEHVWFDKPLYDRAENAYRKRLAGSQSWESTETGKMAQESPAGARSNSSQDIPKARMLPACSHGSLAACHHVVQGVWVNKFDFDKAERAFMEKSQFFLPPNVLSIPSVWANSRLGTPDEGYGTALPTPATPGLAPGIPNSPVASIPSLPSSDQQTVNGKPQISNWEVLASEVWLEKPLYDDAEKNFYEKMLDGHPSDKNQRRQRGCPEASKSHNLGKQTGMATTNPLPDIPKENPTCFFLHKDSESVWLNKVTYDRAESRYFALEAARAAEKTGVQESAAGNPSHPAAPSTPAPEMKKMAVDYFLHDKIWFEKYKYDDAERRFYEQMNGPMGGPSRQQKTPARSKEAPCARPKKQSGRSASASTTSSGAAGDQNELLSRISHLEVENQNLRSVVADLQMAIFKLESRLNALEKSSTSHQPSPVPPTQKVEPFSVPSKKVELPAKKATPAAAEDDEDDDIDLFGSDDEEEDQEAAKVREERLRQYAEKKAKKPGLIAKSSILLDVKPWDDETDMAKMEECVRSIHMDGLVWGASKLVPVGYGIKKLQIQCVVEDEKVGTDILEEEITKFEDYVQSVDIAAFNKI from the exons ATGAGGACACGGAAAAACCCCTGCTCCATGGACAAAGTTTGGCTGGAAAAGCACCGGAACGACGAAGCCGAGCGGGAAGCGCCGGAGCGGGAAGCGCCGGAGCCCGAGGCCGTCAACGGGATCTGCCATGAGGATTCCATTGAGGGGGAATTCAAGGGAGACCCGAAAAAACCCCGGAATGGCAAAAAACAGCGGAAACGGAAGCGCTCTCCGAAACCCAAAGCTCAGGATTCCAAGCTGGAGGCGATCCTGGCGGGAATGTCGGCAGAGCATGTGTGGTTTGACAAGCCCTTGTATGACCGCGCCGAGAACGCCTACAGGAAAAGATTAGCGGGTTCCCAGAGTTGGGAATCAACTGAGACTGGAAAAATGGCTCAGGAATCTCCTGCTGGGGCCAGGTCAAACTCCAGCCAAGATATTCCCAAGGCAAGGATGCTCCCGGCATGTTCCCACGGGAGCCTGGCCGCCTGTCACCACGTTGTCCAAGGGGTTTGGGTCAACAAGTTTGACTTCGATAAGGCCGAGAGGGCGTTCatggaaaaatcccagtttttccttcctcccaaCGTCCTCTCCATCCCATCGGTGTGGGCGAATTCCAGGCTGGGAACGCCGGATGAGGGCTACGGCACGGCCTTGCCCACTCCCGCCACGCCAGGCTTGGCTCCCGGCATTCCCAACTCTCCCGTGGCCTCCATTCCCAGTTTGCCCAGCTCTGACCAGCAGACGGTCAATGGGAAGCCGCAGATTTCCAACTGGGAAGTTCTGGCATCCGAGGTGTGGCTGGAAAAGCCTCTCTACGATGATGCTGAGAAGAATTTTTATGAGAAGATGTTGGACGGGCACCCCTCGGATAAAAACCAGCGGCGGCAACGCGGCTGCCCGGAAGCATCCAAGAGCCACAACCTTGGGAAGCAAACTGGGATGGCCACCACCAACCCTCTTCCTGATATTCCCAAGGAAAACCCCACCTGCTTTTTCCTGCACAAGGACAGCGAATCCGTGTGGCTGAATAAGGTGACCTACGACAGGGCCGAATCCCGATATTTTGCCCTGGAAGCGGCCAGAGCAGCGGAGAAAACAGGGGTCCAGGAATCTGCAGCAGGAAATCCCTCCCATCCAGCTGCTCCGAGCACTCCTGCTCCAGAAATGAA gaaaatggCTGTGGATTACTTCCTGCACGACAAGATCTGGTTTGAGAAGTACAAATACGACGACGCCGAGCGAAGGTTCTACGAGCAGATGAATGGCCCCATGGGTGGCCCCTCCCGCCAGCAG AAGACGCCTGCTCGGAGCAAGGAAGCTCCTTGTGCCCGTCCCAAGAAACAGTCGGGACGCTCCGCT AGTGCAAGCACAACCTCCTCGGGAGCTGCTGGTGACCAAAATGAGCTCCTGTCCCGAATTTCCCACCTGGAAGTGGAAAATCAGAACCTCCGCAGTG TTGTTGCAGACCTCCAGATGGCCATTTTCAAGCTGGAAAGCCGCCTGAATGCTCTGGAGAAATCCTCAACTTCCCACCAGCCCTCACCTGTTCCTCCAACCCAG AAAGTGGAACCATTCAGCGTTCCCTCAAAAAAAGTGGAGCTCCCGGCCAAGAAAGCCACGCCGGCTGCtgctgaggatgatgaggacGATGACATCGACCTTTTTGGGAGTGATGATGAGGAGGAAGACCAGGAAGCTGCCAAAGTCCGTGAAGAGCGGCTCCGGCAGTACGCGGAGAAGAAGGCCAAGAAGCCGGGACTCATCGCCAAGTCTTCCATCCTGCTGGATGTGAAGCCG tgGGATGACGAGACCGACATGGCCAAGATGGAGGAGTGCGTCCGGTCCATCCACATGGACGGGTTGGTGTGGGGAGCCTCCAAACTGGTCCCAGTCGGATACGGCATCAAGAAACTCCAAATCCAGTGTGTGGTGGAGGACGAGAAAGTCGGGACAGATATCCTGGAGGAGGAGATCACCAAGTTTGAGGACTAT GTGCAGAGTGTGGACATTGCTGCTTTTAACaagatttag